In one Acidobacteriota bacterium genomic region, the following are encoded:
- a CDS encoding MBL fold metallo-hydrolase, translated as MKLLFLRICLCLAVLLTTSNSFVVRGQQGMVADNPSDLLRIGDKVVKVNEAISMVQGFGNTFMVTTSEGNVIIDTSIAMHARRHHQLLTAENKGPIKYIILTHAHGDHTGGLPLWKEAGTQIIAQKNHVEFVHYQTRLAGFYGKRNAAQFGLPVPEAGKWAGNYGAKIQPTILFDDKYELTLGGVKFEIYRTPGETYDHLTVWVPKYKAAFTGDNYYESFPNIYTLRGTPPRWALDYVNSLNTILAFKPEIVLPSHGRPIPGNDEITRRLTRYRDAIQYVHDEVVKGMNAGKDVYTLMREIKLPQALDLGESYGNLVWSIRGIYEGYVGWFDLNPSTMYDRPASSVYPDVVKLAGGPDAIAALAIARVQAGDAIAALHLTDIALAAESNHRKSLEARLKALEILRQRCKNTNERGWLDYSIKATTARLPEK; from the coding sequence ATGAAACTTCTCTTCCTACGCATTTGCCTTTGTCTGGCGGTGCTTCTGACAACCAGCAACTCTTTTGTCGTGCGCGGTCAACAAGGAATGGTCGCCGACAACCCGAGCGACCTGCTCCGAATCGGCGACAAAGTCGTCAAGGTCAACGAGGCCATCAGTATGGTCCAGGGCTTCGGCAACACTTTCATGGTGACCACCAGCGAAGGGAACGTGATCATCGACACCTCGATCGCGATGCACGCGCGAAGGCACCATCAACTGCTGACTGCCGAGAACAAAGGACCAATCAAGTACATTATTCTGACCCACGCGCACGGCGATCACACCGGAGGCCTGCCGCTCTGGAAGGAAGCCGGTACTCAGATCATCGCTCAAAAGAATCACGTCGAGTTCGTGCACTATCAGACGCGGCTCGCTGGCTTCTACGGAAAGCGCAACGCTGCGCAATTCGGTTTGCCCGTTCCCGAAGCTGGCAAGTGGGCGGGCAACTACGGCGCGAAGATCCAACCGACTATTCTCTTCGACGACAAGTACGAGCTCACGCTGGGCGGAGTCAAGTTCGAGATCTATCGCACGCCGGGCGAGACATACGACCACCTGACGGTCTGGGTGCCAAAGTACAAGGCGGCATTCACCGGCGACAACTACTACGAGTCATTCCCGAACATTTACACACTGCGCGGGACCCCCCCGCGATGGGCGCTTGATTACGTCAACTCGCTCAATACCATTTTGGCGTTCAAGCCTGAGATCGTTCTTCCGAGCCACGGGCGTCCCATTCCCGGAAATGACGAAATCACGCGCCGGCTGACGCGCTATCGCGATGCTATTCAGTATGTCCATGACGAGGTGGTCAAAGGAATGAACGCCGGCAAGGACGTCTACACGCTGATGCGCGAGATCAAGCTGCCGCAGGCGCTCGACCTCGGGGAGAGCTACGGCAACCTTGTGTGGTCGATCCGAGGGATCTATGAAGGCTACGTCGGATGGTTCGATCTCAATCCCTCGACGATGTATGACAGGCCCGCCTCTTCGGTCTACCCTGACGTGGTTAAGCTGGCCGGCGGGCCTGACGCGATTGCCGCGCTCGCCATCGCGCGCGTGCAGGCCGGAGACGCCATCGCTGCTCTCCATCTGACTGACATCGCGCTGGCAGCGGAATCCAATCACCGAAAGTCGCTTGAAGCGCGGCTGAAAGCTCTTGAGATACTCCGCCAGCGCTGCAAGAATACTAACGAAAGAGGCTGGCTGGATTACAGCATCAAGGCTACTACTGCCAGGCTTCCCGAAAAATAA
- the surE gene encoding 5'/3'-nucleotidase SurE: protein MPKILVTNDDGIHSAGIIALAEALGALGEVLVVAPAHEMSAASHSLTLTRPLRIEKIDDHHFSVDGTPTDCVTLAMNHLLKGDLPSLVVSGINKGGNLGEDVTYSGTVAGALEASIYGLPGIAVSLVQRTNFDFAAAAEFATEIARRVLGDGLPQGTLLNVNIPPGPIRGARITRQGTKNIRPNIIEGTDPRQRKYYWIGEESLAWNEEAGTDYEALGRGLVSITPLRTDMTDYRMLEEFKLRDWNMVLDEQSK from the coding sequence ATGCCCAAGATACTGGTAACCAACGACGATGGAATACACTCGGCGGGAATAATCGCACTGGCCGAGGCGCTCGGGGCACTCGGCGAAGTGCTGGTCGTCGCGCCCGCTCACGAAATGAGCGCGGCTTCGCATTCACTCACGTTGACGCGCCCGCTTCGAATCGAAAAGATCGATGACCATCACTTCTCGGTGGACGGCACGCCGACCGATTGCGTCACGCTTGCGATGAACCATCTGCTGAAAGGTGATCTCCCCTCGCTCGTCGTTTCCGGCATCAACAAAGGCGGCAACCTGGGTGAGGACGTTACCTATTCGGGCACGGTTGCCGGCGCGTTAGAGGCTTCGATATACGGCCTTCCCGGTATCGCTGTGAGCCTGGTTCAGAGGACAAATTTCGATTTCGCTGCAGCCGCGGAATTCGCGACCGAGATTGCGAGGCGGGTGCTCGGCGACGGCTTACCGCAAGGAACCTTGCTCAACGTCAACATCCCACCCGGCCCGATTCGCGGCGCTCGGATCACCCGGCAAGGAACGAAAAACATCAGACCCAACATAATCGAAGGGACCGATCCCCGGCAGCGAAAATATTACTGGATTGGAGAAGAATCGCTGGCCTGGAATGAAGAAGCCGGGACCGACTACGAAGCGCTGGGGCGCGGGTTGGTATCGATCACTCCGTTGCGTACCGACATGACCGACTACCGCATGCTCGAAGAGTTCAAACTGCGAGACTGGAACATGGTTTTGGACGAACAATCGAAATGA
- a CDS encoding STAS/SEC14 domain-containing protein, with protein METTSGRLSTDEIILAVAQLSLPEIEEVFDHVLALQAERKAAHLSPAESALLVRINEGLPADLLERLATLKAKRKHETISDAEYEELTRLGDQAEELHADRLAALVELAKLRGVSLPVLLDQLGIHFPDDSFVHEIERKFRRLVMPQGRHAEEPG; from the coding sequence ATGGAAACCACATCAGGCCGACTTTCAACTGATGAGATTATCCTTGCGGTGGCTCAGTTGAGCCTGCCGGAGATCGAAGAAGTGTTTGACCATGTCCTGGCGCTTCAGGCTGAACGCAAGGCGGCGCATTTGTCACCTGCGGAGTCTGCATTGCTGGTCCGCATAAATGAGGGTTTGCCGGCAGACCTATTGGAACGCTTGGCCACTCTCAAGGCCAAACGCAAGCATGAGACAATCTCCGATGCCGAATACGAGGAACTGACTCGGCTCGGAGATCAAGCTGAGGAGCTTCACGCTGACCGATTAGCGGCGCTGGTCGAACTCGCGAAACTGAGAGGAGTCAGCTTGCCCGTCCTGCTGGATCAACTCGGCATTCATTTCCCCGATGATAGCTTTGTACATGAAATAGAGCGGAAGTTTCGACGCCTAGTCATGCCGCAAGGCAGACACGCCGAGGAACCTGGATGA
- the truA gene encoding tRNA pseudouridine(38-40) synthase TruA, translating into MQNCKVIIQYDGTNYHGWQVQPNGRTVQGELTRALSILDHRPVTVYGAGRTDAGVHAEGQVANFFVERDFEPRWLRDAINGNLDRDIRVLDVVPVSDAFNARYSATQKTYRYRIWTGDVVSPFVYRYVHHYRAGLDTVGMERAAAALLGTNDFSAFTVANSEVEDHVRTLSRLDIEQEADEVSIMVSADGFLRYMVRTIAGTLIEVGRGKRTAASVATTIQSRDRANAGPSAPANGLTLVCVDY; encoded by the coding sequence ATGCAGAACTGCAAGGTCATTATCCAATACGATGGCACGAACTATCACGGCTGGCAGGTGCAGCCGAATGGCCGCACGGTTCAGGGCGAGCTCACCAGAGCGCTCTCGATCCTCGATCATCGCCCCGTCACCGTTTACGGCGCCGGACGCACCGACGCGGGCGTACACGCTGAAGGCCAGGTCGCAAACTTCTTCGTTGAACGTGACTTCGAACCCCGTTGGTTGCGGGACGCGATCAACGGCAATCTTGACCGCGATATTCGCGTCCTGGATGTCGTGCCCGTCTCAGATGCGTTCAACGCTCGCTACTCGGCCACGCAAAAGACCTATCGGTATCGCATATGGACTGGTGATGTGGTCAGTCCGTTTGTCTATCGATACGTTCATCATTATCGCGCGGGACTCGATACCGTGGGGATGGAACGCGCCGCCGCCGCCCTCCTCGGTACGAACGACTTCAGCGCGTTCACCGTTGCAAACTCTGAAGTCGAAGACCATGTTCGCACGCTTAGCCGCCTGGATATCGAACAGGAAGCGGACGAAGTCTCGATCATGGTCTCGGCTGATGGCTTCCTCCGTTACATGGTCAGGACCATTGCCGGAACGCTGATCGAAGTGGGGCGAGGTAAGCGAACGGCGGCTAGTGTAGCCACAACAATCCAGAGCCGCGATCGCGCAAATGCCGGTCCTTCTGCTCCTGCCAACGGGTTGACTTTGGTTTGCGTGGACTATTAA
- the truA gene encoding tRNA pseudouridine(38-40) synthase TruA: protein MAAWNLTLEYDGTRYHGWQEQRNARTVAGEIRIAAEEFFAKPVEIAGAGRTDAGVHALGQVARLRTDWRQKRVDLLTALNDRLPPDINVLRVEEARGGFDPRRAAFARYYLYQISTRRTAFAKRFVWWVKDKLDQAAMREAAQSLLGRHDFARFCDKRAGEGSTIVVVNDVQFGTDGDLLLFRVGASHFLWKMVRRVVGALVEVGRGSIGAAEFASLIDSRPAAGDAGRFDVASHTAPPSGLFLERVVYEKNEKPGPLSPAFPARRE from the coding sequence GTGGCGGCATGGAACCTCACGCTTGAATACGACGGCACGCGTTACCACGGTTGGCAGGAGCAAAGAAACGCACGCACCGTTGCGGGGGAGATTCGCATTGCGGCTGAAGAATTCTTTGCAAAGCCCGTAGAGATCGCCGGAGCGGGGCGCACCGATGCTGGAGTGCATGCGCTCGGACAAGTCGCCCGCTTGCGAACCGATTGGCGACAAAAGCGTGTCGATCTGCTTACCGCACTGAATGACAGACTGCCTCCGGACATCAATGTTCTAAGAGTCGAGGAAGCGCGAGGGGGGTTCGATCCGCGAAGGGCAGCGTTTGCGCGCTACTACCTTTATCAGATCTCGACCAGACGCACCGCGTTCGCCAAGCGGTTCGTGTGGTGGGTGAAAGACAAGCTGGACCAGGCGGCGATGCGCGAGGCGGCGCAGTCGCTCCTGGGACGCCACGACTTCGCGCGCTTTTGTGATAAGAGGGCCGGCGAAGGCTCAACGATCGTGGTTGTCAACGATGTGCAGTTTGGGACTGACGGAGATCTGCTTCTCTTCCGAGTTGGCGCGTCGCACTTTCTCTGGAAAATGGTGCGACGGGTCGTCGGAGCGCTGGTAGAGGTTGGCCGCGGATCGATCGGCGCCGCCGAATTCGCCAGCCTCATTGACTCGCGGCCTGCTGCTGGCGACGCCGGTCGGTTCGACGTTGCCTCGCACACGGCGCCGCCTTCGGGGCTGTTTCTTGAACGCGTCGTGTACGAGAAGAATGAAAAACCGGGGCCACTTTCACCGGCGTTTCCGGCGCGAAGAGAGTGA
- a CDS encoding DedA family protein, translating into MELISKLIDLFLHLDKHLNDIIGQYGTWTYLILFLIVFCETGLVVTPFLPGDSLLFAAGAFAALGSLNVFWLFVLLSIAAIVGDTVNYWLGHWVGPKVFHRENVRLLNKKHLDRTHAFYERYGGKTIIIARFIPIVRTFAPFVAGLGRMNYWRFIAYNVIGGVAWVAICVFAGYYFGNLEIVKNNFSLVVIAIVLISVLPMLVEYIRHRARRTTSATTPAKFPLDS; encoded by the coding sequence ATGGAATTGATCAGCAAGCTGATAGACCTTTTTCTTCACCTCGACAAACATCTCAACGACATAATCGGCCAGTATGGGACCTGGACCTATCTGATCCTGTTCCTCATTGTCTTCTGCGAGACCGGGCTGGTCGTTACGCCTTTCCTGCCGGGCGACTCTCTGCTATTCGCCGCGGGAGCCTTTGCCGCTTTGGGATCGTTGAACGTATTCTGGCTGTTCGTGCTTCTGTCGATTGCGGCCATCGTAGGCGACACGGTCAATTACTGGTTGGGTCACTGGGTGGGCCCGAAGGTGTTTCATCGCGAGAACGTCCGGCTGTTGAATAAGAAGCATCTGGACCGGACGCATGCGTTCTACGAACGGTACGGCGGCAAGACGATAATTATCGCGCGGTTCATACCCATCGTCAGGACCTTTGCGCCTTTTGTTGCGGGCCTCGGAAGAATGAACTACTGGCGGTTCATAGCCTATAACGTGATCGGCGGAGTGGCGTGGGTCGCGATATGCGTCTTCGCGGGTTACTACTTCGGCAATCTCGAGATCGTCAAGAATAACTTCTCGCTCGTTGTCATAGCGATTGTGCTCATCTCGGTGCTGCCGATGCTGGTGGAGTACATCCGTCATCGTGCCCGCCGGACTACCTCGGCCACGACGCCGGCAAAGTTTCCCTTAGACTCGTAG
- a CDS encoding MerR family transcriptional regulator: MESASIIPEKLFFRIGEVCDLIKVQPHVLRYWETEFPMLAPQKNRAGQRVYRRKDVEMVLRIRDLLYEEKFTIAGAKKRLLDEIRGGSARVRLPEEHAPETVERGAATSSTAHQSTSPQTRRVLRMIKSDLEDLLTRLNTDASIKR; this comes from the coding sequence ATGGAATCCGCATCAATAATTCCCGAAAAGTTGTTCTTCAGGATCGGAGAAGTGTGCGATCTGATAAAGGTCCAGCCGCACGTGCTTCGGTACTGGGAGACTGAGTTCCCGATGCTCGCGCCTCAAAAGAACCGAGCCGGTCAGCGAGTCTATCGCCGCAAAGACGTAGAGATGGTTCTTCGAATCCGTGATTTGCTCTACGAAGAAAAATTCACCATCGCCGGAGCGAAAAAAAGACTTCTTGACGAGATCCGAGGAGGCTCGGCACGGGTGAGGCTTCCCGAGGAGCACGCACCGGAAACCGTTGAGCGTGGCGCCGCAACTTCATCAACAGCACATCAATCAACCTCACCGCAAACCCGCCGTGTGCTGCGAATGATCAAGAGCGATCTTGAGGATTTATTGACACGTCTAAACACGGATGCTAGCATCAAACGTTGA
- a CDS encoding Ppx/GppA phosphatase family protein, whose translation MKLAAIDIGSNSIHLVIVRAVQGQHPEIIDREKEMVRLGAGTLREHRLSKETIERAITTLGRFKKMAEHNGADPIITTATSAVRESRNSAKFIDRVRKEVGLDVQVLPGVEEARLIAMAVSEVTDFNNRRALIIDIGGGSTEFIITGGGEPELLLSLRIGAVRLAEKFINTDPISTEQRNRLIANIRADFTRAAWQIKGVGYDFVIGSSGTVLNMASALVQGDEPYGSDSVPEYESFNKTVTLHQIEWLNRKLARMTLRERRRVPGIEKGRADIIVAGGLLLQYILSDLGATEITSCDWSLREGVILNYLRRRREIHAVPQIQVPALAPSGRQDALLYPVTDDSTLDVRGRSVLSVARRYDYDVTHSHHVARLATQIFDDTAEVHQLSEQDRKLLQYAAILHDIGFHIAHNNHHRHGLYLIKNSEMPGFSGDEIAVMATMVRYHRGSLPRKSNDARSRREHEDYYGLDRGKRATMLRLASILQIADGLDRSHRQLISDVRCMVADGNVTFIGSSAGECELEMWSAERKSTWFSEIFKVGVRFDRRPALSAQTESAAAM comes from the coding sequence ATGAAACTTGCAGCCATAGATATCGGATCAAACTCGATCCACCTCGTAATCGTTCGAGCCGTGCAAGGCCAGCATCCTGAAATCATCGACCGCGAGAAGGAAATGGTCCGGCTGGGCGCCGGCACACTGCGCGAGCATCGCCTTTCAAAAGAAACCATCGAGCGAGCTATAACCACACTCGGGCGATTCAAGAAGATGGCTGAGCACAATGGCGCTGATCCGATCATCACAACCGCCACCTCCGCAGTTCGCGAATCCCGTAACTCCGCCAAGTTCATTGACCGGGTTCGGAAGGAAGTCGGTCTGGACGTTCAAGTGCTGCCGGGTGTCGAAGAAGCGCGGTTGATAGCGATGGCTGTCTCTGAAGTCACTGACTTCAACAACCGGCGGGCTCTGATAATCGACATAGGCGGCGGCTCGACCGAGTTCATCATAACCGGCGGCGGCGAGCCCGAGTTGTTGTTGTCGCTGCGCATCGGCGCGGTACGGCTCGCCGAAAAATTCATCAACACCGATCCGATCTCGACCGAACAACGCAACCGCTTGATCGCAAACATCAGAGCTGACTTCACCCGAGCGGCCTGGCAGATCAAGGGGGTTGGTTATGATTTCGTCATCGGTTCATCCGGCACGGTGCTCAACATGGCAAGCGCGCTGGTGCAGGGCGATGAACCCTACGGAAGTGACAGCGTGCCCGAATATGAATCCTTCAACAAGACCGTCACGTTGCATCAAATCGAATGGTTGAATCGCAAGTTGGCGCGTATGACTCTTCGAGAGCGGCGTCGCGTTCCGGGAATTGAGAAGGGGCGCGCCGATATCATTGTCGCGGGCGGACTGCTGCTGCAGTACATACTTTCCGATCTGGGCGCGACCGAGATAACCAGTTGCGACTGGTCGCTTAGAGAGGGAGTAATACTCAACTACTTGCGGCGCAGGCGCGAAATACATGCGGTTCCGCAGATTCAAGTACCGGCGCTCGCACCCTCGGGCCGCCAAGATGCGCTGTTGTATCCGGTGACTGATGATTCGACTCTTGATGTGCGCGGCCGGTCGGTGTTGTCTGTGGCAAGACGTTACGACTACGATGTGACTCATTCGCATCACGTCGCGCGGCTGGCGACGCAGATATTCGATGATACGGCAGAGGTGCACCAGCTAAGCGAACAGGATCGCAAGCTGCTGCAATACGCGGCGATTCTTCACGATATCGGATTTCACATCGCACACAACAATCACCACCGTCATGGTTTGTATCTCATAAAGAACTCGGAGATGCCCGGCTTCAGCGGGGATGAGATCGCCGTGATGGCCACGATGGTGCGGTATCATCGCGGCTCGCTTCCCAGGAAATCAAACGACGCGCGTTCGCGCCGCGAGCACGAAGACTATTACGGGCTCGACCGCGGCAAGCGAGCGACGATGCTTCGCCTGGCTTCGATACTCCAGATAGCCGACGGGCTCGACCGCTCACATCGACAGTTGATAAGCGATGTGCGCTGCATGGTGGCCGACGGTAACGTGACGTTCATCGGTTCAAGCGCAGGTGAGTGCGAGTTGGAGATGTGGTCGGCAGAGCGCAAGTCCACATGGTTCAGCGAGATTTTCAAAGTCGGGGTGCGATTCGACCGCCGGCCCGCGCTTTCAGCGCAAACAGAATCCGCAGCCGCGATGTAG
- a CDS encoding HU family DNA-binding protein, with protein MTKADIARVVHLHHGGLTNREALRLVDLLFDIVKRQLRTGERIHIIGFGTLEVVNRKPRSRRNPITGEPIELGGHRALVFRPSRSMRSV; from the coding sequence ATGACCAAGGCCGACATCGCACGGGTTGTTCACCTACATCACGGCGGCCTGACAAATCGCGAAGCGCTACGTCTGGTCGATTTGCTGTTTGATATCGTCAAGCGCCAGCTCCGGACAGGCGAGAGGATTCACATAATCGGTTTTGGCACCCTCGAAGTCGTGAATCGCAAACCAAGGAGCCGGCGAAACCCCATCACCGGTGAGCCGATTGAACTTGGCGGTCATCGGGCTCTGGTCTTCAGACCGTCGCGGTCGATGCGCTCGGTTTGA
- a CDS encoding protein-L-isoaspartate(D-aspartate) O-methyltransferase: MTNHTVEQASSADLYQSHRARMIDLLRTRGIRDERVLKSMGEIPRHLFVPEALEAKAYGDHALPIGEMQTISQPYMVARMTELAEVDKDSTVLEIGAGSGYQTAVLSAVAGRVFAIERISELARSAQRNIRQLGCYNATVKWFDGTIGWSDHAPYNAIVVAAGSPDVPEPLVAQLAVGGRLVIPIGDAEHQTLVRVIKTESGIVQENHDACVFVKLIGRHGWPN; the protein is encoded by the coding sequence ATGACAAACCACACGGTAGAACAAGCTTCCAGTGCCGACCTATACCAGTCTCATCGCGCTCGGATGATCGATCTGCTGCGGACCCGCGGTATCCGCGACGAACGCGTGCTCAAGTCAATGGGCGAGATTCCGCGTCACCTGTTTGTGCCCGAAGCGCTGGAGGCAAAAGCTTATGGGGATCACGCGCTGCCGATCGGTGAGATGCAGACAATCTCTCAGCCTTACATGGTGGCTCGGATGACCGAGCTTGCGGAGGTGGACAAAGATTCAACGGTTCTCGAGATCGGAGCGGGCTCGGGCTATCAGACTGCGGTGCTCTCGGCGGTTGCCGGGCGCGTGTTCGCGATTGAGCGGATCAGCGAGCTCGCCCGGTCGGCTCAAAGGAACATCCGGCAATTGGGCTGCTACAACGCGACGGTGAAATGGTTCGACGGCACGATCGGTTGGAGCGATCACGCTCCCTATAACGCGATCGTCGTCGCAGCCGGCAGCCCCGATGTGCCCGAACCGCTTGTCGCGCAGCTAGCAGTCGGCGGGCGGCTGGTGATTCCCATAGGCGACGCCGAGCATCAGACGCTCGTTCGCGTGATAAAGACCGAAAGCGGCATTGTTCAGGAGAACCACGATGCCTGCGTCTTTGTTAAGCTTATCGGGCGGCACGGCTGGCCGAACTAA